In a genomic window of Micromonospora cremea:
- a CDS encoding MarR family winged helix-turn-helix transcriptional regulator, translated as MTNVFDDPRITAVGLLYEVHAGLSARFAAQLDEQGLSVVEFEVLTRLARSPGNQLRMTDLAAQTSLSTSGVTRVVDRMERDGLLTRRACPSDRRSSFAVVTAAGMQRLDETLPGHLRIIEQWFTGQLDPEALAALLDGLRRVRDAVHPCATAGSTDDPEEVAADGAARP; from the coding sequence GTGACCAACGTGTTCGACGATCCCCGGATCACCGCCGTCGGCCTGCTCTACGAGGTGCACGCCGGGCTGTCGGCCCGGTTCGCTGCCCAACTCGACGAGCAGGGCCTCTCGGTGGTCGAGTTCGAGGTGCTCACCCGACTCGCCCGCTCGCCGGGCAACCAGCTGCGGATGACCGATCTCGCCGCGCAGACCTCCCTCTCCACCAGCGGGGTGACCCGCGTGGTGGACCGGATGGAACGCGACGGGCTGCTCACCCGCCGGGCCTGCCCGTCCGACCGCCGCAGCTCTTTCGCCGTCGTCACCGCTGCCGGCATGCAGCGGCTGGATGAGACGCTGCCCGGGCACCTCCGGATCATCGAGCAGTGGTTCACCGGCCAACTCGACCCCGAGGCCCTGGCCGCGCTGCTCGACGGTTTGCGCCGGGTGCGCGACGCCGTCCACCCGTGCGCCACCGCTGGCAGCACCGACGACCCCGAAGAGGTCGCCGCCGACGGAGCCGCCCGGCCCTGA
- a CDS encoding YceI family protein, which translates to MTSSIDAVTRDWDGLTIPAAGTYALDAAHKRVGFVARHMMVSKVRGEFNEAAATITIAEDPLQSSVVATIQAASIDTTQVDRDAHLRSPEFLEVEKYPTLEFRSTGVKSRRGNEFVLTGELTIKDVTRPVELKVEFEGVGRSPFGQDIFGFSAHTEIDREEFGLTWNVALETGGVLVGRKIKIEIEGEAVRQA; encoded by the coding sequence ATGACCAGCAGCATTGATGCGGTTACCCGCGACTGGGACGGCCTCACCATCCCGGCGGCCGGCACCTACGCGCTGGACGCGGCGCACAAGCGGGTCGGCTTCGTCGCCCGACACATGATGGTGAGCAAGGTCCGCGGTGAGTTCAACGAGGCCGCCGCCACCATCACCATCGCCGAGGACCCGCTGCAGTCGTCGGTCGTCGCGACCATTCAGGCCGCCAGCATCGACACCACCCAGGTCGACCGGGACGCGCACCTGCGCAGCCCCGAGTTCCTGGAGGTCGAGAAGTACCCGACGCTGGAGTTCCGCAGCACCGGGGTCAAGTCCCGTCGCGGCAACGAGTTCGTGCTCACCGGTGAGCTCACCATCAAGGACGTCACCCGTCCGGTCGAGCTCAAGGTGGAGTTCGAGGGCGTCGGCCGCAGCCCGTTCGGCCAGGACATCTTCGGCTTCTCCGCGCACACCGAGATCGACCGCGAGGAGTTCGGCCTGACCTGGAACGTCGCGCTGGAGACCGGCGGCGTGCTGGTCGGCAGGAAGATCAAGATCGAGATCGAGGGCGAGGCCGTCCGCCAGGCCTGA
- a CDS encoding glutamate--cysteine ligase encodes MGRDVSQGAFTREDRVRYRQKVRRCLDVFALMLDDFGFDADRPMTGLEIELNLVDSAAEPAMRNEEILVDIADPLFQTELGQFNLELNAEPRLIEGTGFADYEHDLRGSLSRADERAAKSDAKIVLVGILPTLTEGHLVEDNLSTNERYRVLNDQIVGARGEDIELDIRGVEQLRTHTDSIAPEAACTSLQFHLQVAPDSFADYWNASQAIAGVQVAIGANSPFLYGRQLWAETRIALFEQATDTRPDELKAQGVRPRVWFGERWITSIFDLFEENVRYFPPLLPICEDEDPVEVLHSGGVPQLGELRLHNGTVYRWNRPVYDIMNGRPHLRVENRVLPAGPTVVDMLANAAFYFGLARGLAEADRPIWSQLTFSSAEENFHAAARRGLDAVLHWPRVGDVPVTKLVLEQLLPTAAAGLDGFGVAPVQRDRLLGIIEQRCRTGRNGAVWQTEAVWAAERHRGMDRAAALHHMVQRYAELQRGNEPVHTWPVD; translated from the coding sequence ATGGGCAGGGACGTCTCGCAGGGCGCCTTCACCCGGGAGGACCGCGTCCGCTACCGGCAGAAGGTCCGGCGGTGCCTGGACGTCTTCGCCCTGATGCTGGACGACTTCGGCTTCGACGCCGACCGGCCGATGACCGGCCTGGAGATCGAGCTCAACCTGGTCGACTCGGCGGCCGAGCCGGCGATGCGCAACGAGGAGATCCTCGTCGACATCGCCGACCCGCTCTTCCAGACCGAGCTGGGGCAGTTCAACCTGGAACTCAACGCCGAGCCCCGGCTGATCGAGGGCACCGGCTTCGCCGACTACGAACACGACCTGCGCGGCAGCCTCTCCCGTGCCGACGAGCGTGCGGCCAAGTCCGACGCGAAGATCGTCCTGGTCGGCATCCTGCCCACCCTCACCGAGGGGCACCTCGTCGAGGACAATCTCTCCACCAATGAGCGCTACCGGGTGCTCAACGACCAGATCGTCGGCGCCCGGGGCGAGGACATCGAGCTCGACATCCGCGGCGTCGAGCAGTTGCGGACGCACACCGACTCGATCGCCCCCGAGGCCGCCTGCACCAGTCTCCAGTTCCACCTCCAGGTCGCCCCGGACAGCTTCGCCGACTACTGGAACGCGTCCCAGGCCATCGCCGGGGTGCAGGTGGCGATCGGGGCGAACTCTCCCTTCCTGTACGGCCGTCAGCTCTGGGCCGAAACCCGGATCGCGCTGTTCGAGCAGGCGACCGACACCCGCCCGGACGAACTCAAGGCCCAGGGCGTACGCCCCCGGGTGTGGTTCGGCGAGCGCTGGATCACCTCGATCTTCGACCTGTTCGAGGAGAACGTCCGATACTTCCCGCCGCTGCTGCCGATCTGCGAGGACGAGGACCCGGTGGAGGTGCTGCACTCCGGCGGTGTGCCCCAGCTCGGCGAGCTGCGGCTGCACAACGGCACGGTCTACCGGTGGAACCGCCCGGTCTACGACATCATGAACGGCCGTCCACACCTGCGGGTGGAGAACCGGGTGCTGCCGGCCGGTCCGACCGTGGTGGACATGCTGGCCAACGCGGCCTTCTACTTCGGGCTGGCCCGCGGCCTAGCCGAGGCGGACCGGCCGATCTGGAGTCAGCTCACCTTCAGCTCCGCAGAGGAGAACTTCCACGCCGCCGCCCGGCGCGGCCTGGATGCGGTGCTGCACTGGCCGCGGGTCGGCGATGTGCCGGTAACCAAGCTGGTGCTGGAGCAGCTGCTGCCCACCGCCGCGGCCGGTTTGGACGGGTTCGGCGTCGCTCCGGTGCAGCGCGACCGGTTGCTCGGCATCATCGAGCAGCGCTGCCGGACCGGCCGCAACGGCGCCGTCTGGCAGACCGAGGCGGTCTGGGCGGCGGAGCGGCACCGGGGCATGGACCGGGCCGCCGCGCTGCACCACATGGTCCAGCGCTACGCGGAACTTCAGCGCGGCAACGAGCCGGTCCACACCTGGCCGGTCGACTGA
- a CDS encoding PASTA domain-containing protein translates to MTDANTGRHDSVAGRDGGGAGRASVLLGGGLVAVLLAAIGATGGWLLAGEDDTPPADPLAVATATGSPTGRATAPRPSTGRTTPSAPRTSASATKGSGLTVPPVVGTDFVEARDALRKQRLGWRLVFGSGTGRTVESTSPAVGTEVTRGTTVQLRVAGPPPDAEVPDVVGDDCAKAADELVDEGLYPRYRSGRSGKVSRQEPAEDGQARWNDEVSIWCGATPPSLPSTNPPF, encoded by the coding sequence ATGACGGACGCGAACACGGGTCGGCATGATTCCGTCGCAGGCCGGGACGGCGGCGGTGCGGGCCGGGCCAGCGTGCTGCTGGGTGGCGGGCTGGTCGCCGTGCTCCTCGCCGCGATCGGTGCGACCGGTGGCTGGCTGCTGGCCGGTGAGGACGACACACCTCCGGCGGATCCGTTGGCGGTGGCGACGGCGACCGGTTCGCCGACCGGACGGGCCACCGCACCCCGGCCGAGCACCGGCCGGACCACACCCTCCGCCCCCCGGACCTCCGCCAGCGCGACCAAGGGGTCCGGGCTGACCGTGCCACCGGTGGTCGGCACCGATTTCGTCGAGGCCCGGGACGCCCTGCGCAAGCAGCGGCTGGGCTGGCGGCTGGTCTTCGGCAGCGGCACCGGTCGTACGGTCGAGAGCACCTCGCCCGCCGTGGGCACGGAGGTGACCCGGGGCACCACGGTGCAACTGCGGGTTGCCGGTCCGCCGCCCGACGCCGAGGTGCCGGACGTGGTCGGCGACGACTGCGCGAAGGCCGCCGACGAGCTGGTCGACGAGGGGCTCTACCCGCGCTACCGCAGCGGTCGCAGTGGCAAGGTGAGCCGGCAGGAACCGGCCGAGGACGGCCAGGCCCGCTGGAACGACGAGGTCAGCATCTGGTGCGGGGCGACGCCGCCGAGCCTGCCCAGCACGAATCCCCCTTTCTGA
- a CDS encoding PASTA domain-containing protein, producing MSDDRQEPPAGEHDDRTRPLPPTADRPEPPPPGPAAPTPASPDETAPIDRAASGPAGSPDQTMPIDRSAATQPGTPADRTARMPAERVTPAPWSGRAEVRAPRSAEPSGEWYAEEQGGRRWWLPILWGVLALLLAGLLGAALWVVLAAQNDDRDDDPGSTPSLPPASATSAAPTSAAPTSAAPTSAAPTSATPSSPAATTAPAEVPVPPLAGLPQATAEGLLDRLGLSYRVVYRPSELPPGTVVGTEPDAGTTVPTDEEVLLVVSQARPSGGTSPAGPSPTVTRTP from the coding sequence ATGAGCGACGACCGCCAGGAGCCGCCCGCCGGGGAGCATGACGACCGGACGCGCCCGCTGCCCCCCACCGCCGACCGGCCGGAGCCGCCGCCGCCCGGACCCGCCGCCCCTACCCCCGCCTCACCCGACGAGACCGCGCCGATCGACCGTGCCGCGTCGGGTCCCGCTGGGTCGCCCGACCAGACCATGCCGATCGACCGTTCCGCGGCGACGCAGCCGGGCACGCCGGCCGACCGGACCGCGCGGATGCCTGCCGAGCGGGTGACCCCGGCGCCGTGGTCCGGGCGGGCGGAGGTACGGGCGCCCCGATCGGCCGAGCCCTCCGGAGAGTGGTACGCCGAGGAGCAGGGTGGTCGGCGTTGGTGGCTGCCGATCCTCTGGGGCGTGCTCGCGCTCCTGCTCGCCGGCCTGCTCGGCGCCGCGCTCTGGGTGGTGCTCGCCGCGCAGAACGACGACCGGGACGACGACCCGGGGTCCACTCCGTCGCTACCGCCGGCCAGTGCCACCAGCGCGGCTCCGACCTCGGCGGCACCGACCAGCGCGGCTCCGACCTCGGCGGCGCCGACCAGCGCGACGCCGAGCAGCCCGGCGGCCACCACCGCGCCGGCCGAGGTGCCGGTGCCGCCGCTCGCGGGTCTGCCGCAGGCCACCGCGGAAGGGCTGCTGGACCGGCTCGGCCTGAGCTACCGGGTGGTGTACCGCCCGTCCGAGCTGCCACCGGGGACGGTGGTGGGTACCGAACCGGATGCCGGCACCACGGTGCCCACCGACGAGGAGGTGCTGCTGGTCGTCTCCCAGGCCCGGCCCTCGGGCGGGACCAGCCCGGCCGGGCCGAGCCCGACGGTCACGCGCACGCCGTGA
- a CDS encoding helix-turn-helix domain-containing protein, which produces MSERRSPTIRRRRLGAELRRQRESAGITIEVVAEQLECSASKVSRIETGHTTATPRDVRDMLRIYGVVGAESDELVQIAREARQKGWWHPYSTVLVGAYVGLEAAASSIRAYEQQVVPGLLETEEYAGAMIRAARPDFTADQVHQRVRVRLGRQSLLTQDDPVDLWVVLDEAVVSRPVGGDEVMRGQLKRLVEVAELPNVTLQILPFEVGAHAGMDGTFTILSFPEPGDPDVVYAENATGGLFLEKSDELQKYSFIFDHIRAAAIRPEESVAHIAKLAEEPLWKWRPRGSPWT; this is translated from the coding sequence ATGAGTGAGCGGCGCAGCCCCACCATCCGGCGGCGGCGGCTCGGTGCCGAGCTACGCCGCCAGCGGGAATCCGCCGGGATCACCATCGAAGTCGTCGCCGAGCAGTTGGAGTGCTCGGCGTCGAAGGTCTCCCGGATCGAGACCGGGCACACGACGGCCACACCGCGCGACGTCCGGGACATGCTGCGGATCTATGGCGTGGTCGGTGCCGAGAGCGACGAACTCGTGCAGATCGCCAGGGAGGCCCGGCAGAAGGGCTGGTGGCACCCGTACAGCACGGTGCTGGTCGGCGCGTACGTCGGGCTGGAGGCCGCGGCGAGTTCGATCCGGGCGTACGAGCAGCAGGTGGTGCCCGGTCTGCTGGAGACCGAGGAGTACGCCGGCGCGATGATCCGTGCTGCCCGGCCGGACTTCACCGCCGATCAGGTCCACCAACGGGTGCGTGTCCGACTGGGCCGTCAGTCGTTGTTGACCCAGGACGATCCGGTCGATCTGTGGGTGGTGCTCGATGAGGCGGTGGTAAGCAGGCCGGTGGGTGGGGACGAGGTGATGCGTGGCCAGCTCAAGCGGTTGGTCGAAGTGGCCGAGTTGCCGAACGTGACGTTGCAGATCCTGCCCTTCGAGGTGGGTGCGCACGCCGGCATGGACGGCACCTTCACGATCCTCAGTTTCCCCGAGCCCGGTGATCCGGATGTCGTGTACGCGGAGAACGCCACGGGTGGGCTTTTCCTTGAGAAGAGCGACGAACTACAGAAGTACAGCTTCATCTTCGATCACATCCGCGCCGCGGCCATTCGTCCGGAGGAGTCCGTCGCACACATCGCAAAACTGGCAGAGGAGCCGTTGTGGAAATGGCGACCAAGGGGTTCCCCGTGGACCTGA
- a CDS encoding DUF397 domain-containing protein: MATKGFPVDLTQATWFKSSKSGPNCDNCVEVAYVTGAVGVRDSKDKAGPALVFAPGDWHAFVAGTRGGAFGSA; encoded by the coding sequence ATGGCGACCAAGGGGTTCCCCGTGGACCTGACGCAGGCAACGTGGTTCAAGAGCTCGAAGAGCGGGCCGAACTGTGACAACTGCGTGGAGGTGGCGTACGTGACCGGGGCGGTCGGAGTGCGGGACTCGAAGGACAAGGCCGGCCCGGCCCTGGTCTTCGCCCCGGGTGACTGGCACGCCTTCGTCGCCGGCACCAGAGGTGGTGCGTTCGGCTCGGCCTGA
- a CDS encoding S8 family peptidase: MGLAHRSVLVGVATLTLLAAATPALAAEPTGAIRAAGGDTAVADSYIVVFKDTAVGRGAVGDNADRLVGRHGGTVARTYGAALRGFEIRVGAKAAARIAADPAVAYVEQNHTVSIAGTQTNPPSWGLDRIDQRNLPLNSSYTYPSTASNVRAYIIDTGVLYGHNDFGGRAVSGFDAVDGGSADDCNGHGTHVAGTVGGSAYGVAKGVQIVGVRVLNCQGSGTNAQVVAGIDWVTANAVKPAVANMSLGGGANSSIDTAVTNSINSGVTYAVAAGNGNALGVRQNACNYSPARVASAITVGATQNNDAAASFSNFGTCVDILAPGVNITSAWYTGSSATNTISGTSMASPHVAGAAALALSANPSWSPQQVRDNLVNSSTPNVVTNVGTGTPNRLLYVVNGTPPANDFSVSVSPTSGSTAPGGSVTATVGTATTAGSAQSVSLSSSGLPAGATASFSPSTVTSGGSSTLTIATSASTPAGSYPVTITGSGAAGTRTATYTLTVTGSGGGGCSGSNGTDVAIPDTGVTASSSITIAGCGRNASASSTIAVNIVHTYRGDLVIDLVAPDGSAYRLKNSSYFDSADNVNTTYTANVSSEAANGTWRLQVRDVYSGDTGYINTWTLTL, translated from the coding sequence ATGGGTCTCGCCCACAGGTCCGTACTCGTCGGGGTGGCCACACTGACCCTGTTGGCCGCTGCCACACCAGCCCTGGCCGCCGAACCGACCGGAGCCATCCGGGCGGCGGGTGGGGACACGGCTGTCGCGGACAGCTACATCGTCGTCTTCAAGGACACCGCCGTCGGCCGGGGAGCGGTCGGCGACAACGCGGACCGGCTGGTCGGCCGGCACGGCGGCACGGTGGCCCGCACCTACGGCGCGGCGCTGCGCGGCTTCGAGATCCGGGTCGGCGCGAAGGCTGCCGCACGGATCGCCGCCGACCCGGCGGTGGCGTACGTCGAGCAGAACCACACCGTCTCGATCGCCGGCACCCAGACCAACCCGCCATCCTGGGGCCTGGACCGGATCGACCAGCGGAACCTGCCCCTGAACAGCTCGTACACCTACCCGAGCACGGCGTCGAACGTCCGCGCTTACATCATCGACACCGGCGTGCTGTACGGGCACAACGACTTCGGCGGGCGGGCCGTCTCCGGCTTCGACGCGGTGGACGGCGGCTCCGCCGACGACTGCAACGGTCACGGCACGCACGTGGCCGGCACGGTTGGTGGCTCGGCGTACGGGGTGGCCAAGGGCGTCCAGATCGTCGGCGTCCGAGTGCTCAACTGCCAGGGCAGCGGCACCAACGCCCAGGTGGTGGCCGGCATCGACTGGGTGACCGCGAACGCGGTCAAGCCGGCGGTGGCGAACATGAGCCTCGGTGGCGGCGCCAACAGCTCGATCGACACGGCCGTCACCAACTCGATCAACTCCGGCGTCACGTACGCGGTCGCCGCCGGCAACGGCAACGCCCTCGGCGTCCGGCAGAACGCCTGCAACTACTCCCCGGCCCGGGTCGCCTCCGCGATCACCGTGGGTGCGACGCAGAACAACGACGCCGCGGCGAGCTTCTCCAACTTCGGCACCTGCGTCGACATCCTGGCCCCCGGCGTCAACATCACCTCGGCCTGGTACACCGGCAGCAGCGCGACGAACACCATCAGCGGCACCTCGATGGCGTCGCCGCACGTCGCCGGGGCCGCGGCGCTCGCGCTCTCGGCGAACCCGTCGTGGAGCCCGCAGCAGGTCCGGGACAACCTGGTCAACAGCTCCACCCCGAACGTGGTGACCAACGTCGGCACCGGCACCCCGAACCGGCTGCTCTACGTCGTGAACGGCACCCCGCCGGCCAACGACTTCTCGGTCTCGGTGTCGCCGACCTCCGGCTCCACCGCACCCGGCGGCTCGGTGACGGCCACCGTCGGCACGGCAACCACCGCCGGCTCCGCCCAGTCGGTCAGCCTCTCTTCCAGCGGCCTGCCGGCCGGCGCGACCGCGTCGTTCAGCCCGTCGACGGTGACCTCGGGCGGCTCGTCCACCCTCACCATCGCCACCTCGGCGAGCACCCCCGCCGGCAGCTACCCGGTCACGATCACCGGCAGCGGCGCGGCGGGCACCCGCACGGCCACCTACACGTTGACCGTGACCGGTTCGGGTGGCGGCGGCTGCTCCGGCAGCAACGGCACCGACGTCGCGATCCCGGACACCGGTGTAACGGCGTCCAGCTCGATCACGATCGCCGGCTGCGGCCGCAACGCCTCGGCGTCCTCGACCATCGCGGTGAACATCGTGCACACCTACCGCGGTGACCTGGTGATCGACCTGGTCGCCCCGGACGGCTCGGCGTACCGGCTGAAGAACAGCAGCTACTTCGACAGCGCCGACAACGTGAACACGACCTACACCGCCAACGTCTCCAGTGAGGCGGCGAACGGCACCTGGCGGCTGCAGGTGCGGGACGTCTACTCCGGGGACACCGGTTACATCAACACCTGGACCCTGACCCTCTGA
- a CDS encoding WecB/TagA/CpsF family glycosyltransferase: protein MTAQTKRNVLGVLVDATDYAAATDAVVTAAHERRPLALTALAVHGVMTGVLDPAHNARLNSFDVVTPDGQPVRWALNLLHHAGLSDRVYGPTLTLHVLSRFADEGLPVYLYGSTEETLAKLIPALERMFPALKIAGVEPSKFRAVQPGEDAEIADRIRSSGARLVLVGLGCPRQEVFTYAMRPLLDMPLMAVGAAFDYHAGLLRQPPPWMQRAGLEWFWRLGLEPKRLWRRYVILNPAYLARLAGQKTGLWKARPPAPATERPATFAV from the coding sequence ATGACCGCCCAGACCAAGCGCAACGTGCTCGGCGTCCTGGTCGACGCCACCGACTACGCCGCGGCGACCGATGCCGTGGTGACCGCGGCGCACGAGCGGCGCCCGCTGGCGCTGACCGCGCTGGCCGTGCACGGTGTGATGACCGGGGTGCTGGACCCGGCGCACAACGCCCGACTCAACTCCTTCGACGTGGTCACCCCCGACGGTCAGCCGGTTCGCTGGGCGCTCAACCTGCTGCACCATGCCGGGCTCAGCGACCGGGTCTACGGGCCGACGTTGACCCTGCACGTGCTCTCGCGCTTCGCCGACGAGGGACTGCCCGTCTACCTGTACGGCTCCACCGAGGAGACGCTCGCCAAGCTGATCCCGGCGCTGGAGCGGATGTTCCCGGCCCTGAAGATCGCCGGGGTGGAGCCGTCCAAGTTCCGCGCGGTCCAGCCGGGCGAGGACGCCGAGATCGCCGACCGGATCCGGTCCAGCGGTGCCCGGCTGGTCCTGGTCGGGCTCGGCTGCCCGCGCCAGGAGGTCTTCACGTACGCCATGCGGCCGTTGCTCGACATGCCGCTGATGGCGGTCGGCGCGGCCTTCGACTACCACGCCGGGCTGCTGCGCCAGCCGCCGCCGTGGATGCAGCGCGCGGGCCTGGAGTGGTTCTGGCGGCTCGGTCTGGAGCCGAAGCGGCTCTGGCGCCGCTACGTGATCCTCAACCCGGCCTACCTGGCCCGGCTCGCCGGGCAGAAGACCGGCCTGTGGAAGGCCCGCCCACCGGCGCCCGCCACCGAGCGGCCGGCCACCTTCGCGGTCTGA
- a CDS encoding NAD-dependent epimerase/dehydratase family protein, with amino-acid sequence MLRWFLPPMDQEWRVSVALVTGSGGLIGSEAVRHFAGLGLDVVGIDNDMRRYFFGEDGSTSWSLERLSRDLGAAYTHCAVDIRDRDGLEQVFKKYGSDIAVVIHSAAQPSHDWAAKEPYTDFDVNAGGTLNMLENTRRHAIDAPFIHCSTNKVYGDRPNSLPLIELETRYELPEDHRWYQGITEDMSIDNSLHSIFGASKVAADVMVQEYGRYFDMKTASFRGGTLTGPGHSAAELHGFLAYLMRCVMEGRTYNLFGYKGKMVRDAIHSRDVLTAFEAFFRAPRSAEVYNLGGGRHSNTSHIEAFRIAEEITGREAKINYVEQNRTGDHQWYVSSMARFEEQYPEWKITYDVPMILREIYEANVDKWVPQA; translated from the coding sequence ATGCTCCGATGGTTTCTGCCTCCGATGGACCAGGAGTGGCGTGTGAGTGTCGCGTTGGTGACCGGGTCGGGTGGTCTGATCGGCTCCGAGGCGGTCCGGCATTTCGCCGGCCTCGGTCTGGACGTCGTCGGCATCGACAACGACATGCGCCGGTACTTCTTCGGCGAGGACGGCTCCACCTCGTGGAGCCTGGAGCGGCTCAGCCGTGACCTGGGCGCCGCGTACACCCACTGCGCGGTGGACATCCGGGACCGCGACGGCCTGGAGCAGGTGTTCAAGAAGTACGGCTCCGACATCGCCGTGGTGATTCACAGCGCGGCGCAGCCGAGTCACGACTGGGCGGCCAAGGAGCCGTACACGGACTTCGACGTGAACGCCGGCGGCACGCTGAACATGCTGGAGAACACCCGGCGGCACGCGATCGACGCGCCGTTCATCCACTGCTCCACGAACAAGGTCTACGGTGACCGGCCCAACAGCCTGCCGCTGATCGAGCTGGAAACCCGGTACGAGCTGCCCGAGGACCACCGCTGGTACCAGGGCATCACCGAGGACATGTCGATCGACAACTCGCTGCACTCGATCTTCGGCGCCTCCAAGGTCGCCGCGGACGTGATGGTCCAGGAGTACGGGCGCTACTTCGACATGAAGACCGCCTCCTTCCGGGGCGGCACGCTCACCGGCCCGGGGCACTCGGCGGCCGAGCTGCACGGGTTCCTGGCCTACCTGATGCGCTGCGTCATGGAGGGCCGGACGTACAACCTGTTCGGCTACAAGGGCAAGATGGTCCGCGACGCGATCCACTCGCGTGACGTGCTGACCGCGTTCGAGGCGTTCTTCCGGGCACCGCGGTCGGCGGAGGTCTACAACCTCGGCGGGGGCCGGCACTCCAACACCTCGCACATCGAGGCGTTCCGGATCGCCGAGGAGATCACCGGCCGCGAGGCAAAGATCAACTACGTCGAGCAGAACCGCACCGGCGACCACCAGTGGTACGTGAGCAGCATGGCCCGTTTCGAGGAGCAGTACCCGGAGTGGAAGATTACGTATGACGTCCCGATGATCCTGCGGGAGATCTACGAGGCCAACGTGGACAAGTGGGTGCCCCAGGCATGA
- a CDS encoding FhaA domain-containing protein, whose product MSSGPEEEPVSVLQRFEKRLEGLVEGAFAKVFKGVVHPVEILNAMQREAEAHKAILAGGRTLVPNRYVIDLSPFDHSRLAPYAAALAQELAQSQAEFIGEQAWTVYGDVIVEIERGEGLDTGMFRVTAEVYTGGEVAPVSAPGYDAGPPAYPAYDQGGGYGPPPGQGGGRNVRLVSGDGRTYPLQMGSTVIGRGDQANLRLPDVGISRRHARLDFDGGQVVLTDLGSTNGTMVNGQRVSAVALNPGDMVQLGTTTLTFRVDG is encoded by the coding sequence ATGTCCTCGGGACCCGAGGAGGAGCCGGTGAGCGTGCTGCAACGCTTCGAGAAGCGTCTGGAAGGCCTGGTCGAAGGGGCCTTCGCCAAGGTCTTCAAAGGGGTGGTCCACCCCGTGGAGATCCTCAACGCCATGCAGCGGGAGGCCGAGGCGCACAAGGCGATCCTGGCCGGTGGGCGCACGTTGGTGCCCAACCGCTACGTGATCGATCTCTCGCCGTTCGACCACAGTCGGCTGGCGCCGTACGCCGCCGCGCTGGCCCAGGAGTTGGCCCAGTCGCAGGCGGAGTTCATCGGCGAGCAGGCCTGGACGGTCTACGGCGACGTGATCGTCGAGATCGAACGGGGGGAGGGCTTGGACACGGGGATGTTCCGGGTCACCGCCGAGGTCTACACCGGCGGCGAGGTCGCCCCGGTGTCGGCGCCCGGCTACGACGCCGGCCCGCCCGCCTACCCCGCGTACGACCAGGGTGGCGGCTACGGTCCGCCGCCGGGGCAGGGCGGCGGCCGCAACGTGCGGCTGGTCTCGGGTGACGGGCGCACCTATCCCCTCCAGATGGGGTCGACGGTGATCGGTCGCGGCGACCAGGCCAACCTGCGCCTGCCGGACGTCGGCATCTCCCGGCGACACGCCCGGCTGGACTTCGACGGCGGACAGGTTGTGCTGACCGATCTGGGGTCGACCAACGGCACCATGGTCAACGGCCAGCGGGTCTCCGCCGTCGCCCTCAACCCGGGTGACATGGTCCAGCTCGGCACCACGACGCTGACCTTCCGCGTGGACGGCTGA
- a CDS encoding FHA domain-containing protein FhaB/FipA, protein MPELVITVARFGFLILLWIFVFTVVGVIRRDLFAGARSGRLVAAPRAVGASTGQAAKPAKVKRGRAAHQLVVTAGQLAGTRITLGEAQITIGRAEDSTLVITDDYASARHARLVPRDGQWFVEDLGSTNGTYLDRAKVTGPTPVPLGVPIRIGRTSLELRP, encoded by the coding sequence TTGCCGGAACTGGTCATCACCGTCGCTCGGTTCGGGTTCCTGATCCTGCTGTGGATCTTCGTGTTCACGGTGGTCGGCGTGATCCGCCGGGACCTCTTTGCGGGAGCCCGGTCCGGTCGCCTGGTGGCGGCACCGCGCGCGGTGGGCGCCTCGACGGGGCAGGCAGCCAAGCCAGCGAAGGTGAAGCGGGGCAGGGCGGCGCACCAGCTGGTGGTGACCGCCGGTCAGCTGGCCGGCACGCGGATCACTCTCGGTGAAGCGCAGATCACCATTGGTAGGGCCGAGGACTCCACCCTGGTCATCACCGACGACTACGCCTCCGCGCGGCACGCCCGGCTCGTGCCGCGCGACGGGCAGTGGTTCGTCGAGGACCTCGGCTCGACTAACGGCACGTACCTAGATCGCGCTAAGGTCACCGGACCAACCCCCGTCCCCCTCGGCGTGCCGATCCGGATCGGCCGCACTTCCCTCGAATTACGGCCATGA